One stretch of Arachis hypogaea cultivar Tifrunner chromosome 20, arahy.Tifrunner.gnm2.J5K5, whole genome shotgun sequence DNA includes these proteins:
- the LOC112783545 gene encoding uncharacterized protein, translating into MSMMRAKSVLTSSANTLFQLLRSNSNSHLATLMSRRRTGLTSFSSSSSPSALSPDHRVPATVITGFLGSGKTTLLNHILTSQHGKRIAVIENEFGEVDIDGSLVASHSSSSEDIIMVNNGCLCCTVRGDLVKMLLELVTKKRHNFDHIVIETTGLAKPAPVIETFCMDELVSQHVKLDGCVTLVDCKHAMRHLNEVKPRFVVNEAVEQVAYADHIILNKIDLVTETELEILTKKIKHINGMAQIKQATFGVVDVDFVLGVGGYDLERIDSEVHGECSSSACHQNDSGHDHKGHHHDDHVHDSSVSSVSIVAEGTLDLDEVDDWLERLIEEKGEDLYRMKGVLSVDGSDQRYVFQGVHSMLDGCPGQTWEPNEKRLNKLVFIGRNLDETALRKAFKGCLL; encoded by the exons ATGAGCATGATGAGGGCGAAGAGTGTATTAACATCATCTGCTAACACCCTTTTTCAGCTTCTCCGTTCTAATTCTAATTCCCATCTGGCGACACTGATGAGTAGGAGGAGGACTGGACTGACCTCCTTTTCTTCGTCTTCGTCTCCTTCTGCGCTCTCTCCTGACCATCGCGTTCCTGCTACTGTCATTACTGGTTTTCTTGGCTCCGGAAAG ACTACTCTTCTCAATCATATTCTCACATCTCAACATGGCAAGCGCATTGCCGTCATTGAAAATGAG TTTGGTGAGGTGGATATTGACGGATCCTTGGTTGCTAGTCATTCTTCCTCAAGCGAAGACATTATCATGGTTAACAATGGCTGCCTCTGCTGCACCGTGCGAGGAGATCTGGTTAAAATGCTCTTGGAGTTGGTCACCAAAAAGCGACACAATTTTGATCATATCGTAATTGAAACCACAG GTCTTGCAAAGCCAGCTCCAGTTATTGAAACATTCTGCATGGATGAACTGGTTTCTCAGCATGTGAAATTGGATGGATGTGTGACTTTGGTTGATTGCAAGCATGCTATGCGACACTTAAATGAAGTGAAACCAAGATTTGTGGTTAATGAGGCAGTAGAGCAAGTTGCATATGCCGatcatattattttgaacaag ATAGATTTGGTTACTGAAACCGAGTTAGAGATACTGaccaagaaaataaag CACATCAATGGGATGGCACAAATTAAGCAAGCTACATTTGGAGTTGTGGATGTGGACTTTGTTCTAGGAGTTGGAGGATATGATCTTGAGAG AATTGATTCTGAGGTGCATGGAGAATGTTCCTCTTCCGCATGCCATCAAAATGATTCTGGACATG ATCACAAAGGGCATCATCATGATGATCATGTGCATGATTCTTCTGTCTCTAGCGTTAGTATTGTTGCTGAGGGAACTCTTGATCTTGATGAG GTGGATGATTGGCTAGAGAGATTGATTGAAGAAAAAGGAGAGGACCTTTACAGAATGAAGGGTGTGTTATCAGTGGATGGTTCTGATCAGCGATATGTGTTTCAGGGGGTGCATTCCATGTTGGATGGCTGCCCGGGACAAACATGGGAACCAAATGAGAAGAGGCTTAACAAGCTTGTATTCATCGGAAGAAACTTGGATGAAACTGCCCTCAGAAAAGCCTTCAAAGGTTGTCTACTATAG
- the LOC112783546 gene encoding isoflavone reductase homolog yields the protein MEKSKVLVVGGSGYIGRRVVKASLAEGHETYVLQRPEIGLDIDKLQMLLSFKKQGAHLVEASFSDHRSLVDAVKLADVVICAMSGVHFRSHNLLLQLKLVDAIKDAGNVKRFLPSEFGTDPARMKNAMEPGRVSFDEKMTVRKAIEDANIPFTYISANCFAGYFAGNLSQMGTLLPPKDKVLIYGDGNVKVVYMDEDDIATYTIKTIDDPRTLNKTVYLRSPENILTQRELIDMWEKLIQRKLNKSFLSKQELLSSMEGLDYASQVGVGHYYHIFYEGCLTNFEIGDEGVEGSELYPEVTYTRMNEYLKLYL from the exons ATGGAAAAGAGCAAGGTTTTGGTGGTGGGTGGGAGCGGCTACATAGGGAGGAGGGTAGTGAAGGCAAGCCTGGCAGAGGGGCATGAGACGTACGTGCTTCAGAGGCCGGAGATAGGCCTCGACATTGACAAGCTGCAGATGCTCCTCTCCTTCAAGAAGCAGGGCGCCCATCTCGTCGAGGCCTCCTTCTCAGACCACCGAAGCCTCGTTGACGCCGTCAAGCTTGCAGATGTCGTCATCTGCGCCATGTCAGGTGTCCATTTCCGCTCTCACAACTTGCTCCTGCAGCTCAAACTTGTTGACGCCATCAAGGATGCTGGCAACGTTAAG CGTTTTCTGCCTTCGGAATTCGGCACGGACCCAGCACGTATGAAAAATGCAATGGAACCAGGAAGAGTCTCTTTTGACGAAAAAATGACAGTGAGAAAAGCAATAGAGGATGCCAACATCCCTTTTACTTACATCTCTGCCAACTGTTTTGCGGGATATTTTGCTGGTAATCTCTCTCAGATGGGAACTCTTTTACCTCCAAAAGACAAGGTCCTTATCTATGGAGATGGCAATGTTAAAG TTGTTTATATGGATGAAGATGATATTGCGACATACACAATAAAGACAATTGATGATCCTCGAACATTGAATAAGACGGTGTACCTAAGGTCGCCAGAAAACATTCTCACCCAGAGAGAGCTCATTGACATGTGGGAGAAACTCATACAAAGGAAACTAAACAAGTCTTTCTTATCCAAgcaagaacttctttcttctatGGAag GTTTGGATTATGCAAGCCAAGTGGGAGTGGGCCATTACTACCACATATTCTATGAAGGGTGTTTGACAAACTTTGAAATAGGAGATGAGGGAGTAGAAGGCTCAGAGCTTTATCCAGAGGTGACATACACACGCATGAATGAATACCTAAAATTATacctataa
- the LOC112782427 gene encoding isoflavone reductase homolog yields the protein MGKSKVLVVGGTGYIGRRIVRASLAEGHETYVLQRAELALQIEKLQMLLSFKRQGAHLIEASFSDHQSLVDAVKKVDVVISAISGVHIRSHSIGLQLNLINAIKEAGNVKRFLPSEFGLDPARMGDALEPGRVTFEDKMAVRKAIEEANIPFTYISANLFAGYFAGSLSQMGSFVPPREKVHLFGDGTLKAVFVDEDDVATYTIKTIDDPRTLNKTLYLRPPDNILSQADLIAIWESLIGKQLHKTYISPEGFLATLKGLDYKLQVGIGHFYHIFYEGCLTNFEIGPHGEEASMLYPEVNYTRMDHYLRIYV from the exons ATGGGGAAGAGCAAGGTGCTAGTGGTAGGGGGAACAGGGTACATTGGGAGGAGAATAGTGAGGGCAAGCCTGGCAGAGGGGCACGAGACGTATGTGCTTCAGAGGGCGGAGTTGGCGCTGCAGATAGAGAAGCTGCAGATGCTGCTATCCTTCAAGAGGCAGGGGGCACACCTCATAGAGGCATCCTTCTCCGACCACCAGAGCCTTGTGGATGCCGTCAAGAAGGTGGATGTTGTCATCAGTGCCATCTCCGGTGTCCATATCAGGAGCCACAGCATTGGCTTGCAGCTCAACCTCATTAACGCCATCAAGGAAGCCGGCAACGTCAAG CGCTTCTTGCCGTCGGAGTTTGGACTGGACCCAGCGAGGATGGGGGACGCGTTAGAGCCAGGAAGGGTGACATTTGAGGACAAGATGGCTGTGAGGAAGGCGATAGAGGAAGCAAACATCCCTTTCACGTACATCTCCGCCAACCTATTTGCGGGCTACTTTGCGGGCAGCCTGTCTCAGATGGGATCTTTTGTGCCTCCCAGGGAAAAGGTCCACCTCTTCGGAGATGGCACACTCAAGGCCGTTTTCGTCGATGAAGACGACGTCGCCACCTACACTATAAAGACCATCGATGACCCCCGGACCCTCAACAAGACTCTCTACCTGAGGCCTCCCGACAACATTCTCTCGCAGGCAGACCTCATTGCAATCTGGGAGTCTCTCATCGGAAAGCAGCTCCACAAGACCTACATATCTCCCGAGGGATTCCTCGCAACACTCAAGGGCTTGGACTATAAGCTTCAGGTCGGGATTGGCCACTTCTATCACATCTTCTACGAGGGATGTTTAACCAATTTTGAAATCGGACCCCATGGAGAAGAAGCTTCCATGCTTTACCCAGAGGTCAACTACACACGCATGGATCACTACCTCAGGatatatgtttaa